A single genomic interval of Methylobacterium bullatum harbors:
- the uppP gene encoding Undecaprenyl-diphosphatase translates to MMDAMSIVKAVVLAVVEGATEFIPVSSTGHQLLVGHFIGFQSPNNTFEVLIQLGAILAILAVYFRRLLGIAVAFPSDPNARRFVLGILLAFLPAAIIGGLFSKYIKFYLFNPWIVCATLVAGGLVLLVLDETDLEVKKRDVFDFTLPMDFRIGLFQCIAMIPGVSRSGATIVGAMLMGADKRSATEFSFYLAIPTMAGAFAKDLLDNYKNLSQDDAGLIVIGFVVAFLSAFVVVRTVLDYVSSHGFRLFAWWRIIVGSLGFAGLILFG, encoded by the coding sequence ATGATGGATGCCATGAGCATCGTGAAGGCGGTCGTGCTCGCCGTCGTCGAAGGCGCCACCGAGTTCATTCCGGTCTCCTCGACCGGCCACCAGCTCCTGGTCGGTCACTTCATCGGCTTCCAATCGCCCAACAACACGTTCGAGGTGCTGATCCAGCTCGGCGCGATCCTGGCGATCCTGGCCGTCTATTTCCGGCGCCTCCTCGGAATCGCCGTGGCGTTTCCGAGCGATCCGAACGCGAGGCGCTTCGTTCTGGGCATCCTCCTCGCCTTCCTGCCGGCGGCGATCATCGGCGGCCTGTTCTCGAAATACATCAAGTTCTACCTGTTCAATCCCTGGATCGTCTGCGCCACCCTGGTGGCCGGCGGCCTCGTCCTCCTCGTCCTCGACGAGACCGACCTCGAGGTGAAGAAGCGCGACGTGTTCGACTTCACCCTGCCGATGGATTTCAGGATCGGCCTGTTCCAGTGCATCGCGATGATCCCCGGTGTGTCGCGCTCCGGCGCCACCATCGTCGGCGCGATGCTGATGGGGGCGGACAAGCGCTCGGCCACCGAGTTTTCGTTCTACCTCGCGATTCCCACCATGGCCGGCGCCTTCGCCAAGGACCTCCTCGACAATTACAAGAACCTCTCGCAGGACGATGCCGGGCTCATCGTCATCGGCTTCGTCGTGGCCTTCCTCTCGGCCTTCGTCGTGGTCCGCACCGTGCTGGACTACGTCTCGTCCCACGGCTTCCGGCTGTTCGCGTGGTGGCGCATCATCGTCGGCTCGCTGGGCTTCGCGGGGTTGATCCTGTTCGGCTGA
- the mutA gene encoding Methylmalonyl-CoA mutase small subunit: protein MDNRPLADLFPTPTRERWLGLVEGVLKGGDFEKRLVSKTADGIRIEPLYEPAAPVAQPMRAPGPWRIAQRVDHPDAQAAHDLAMADLEGGADALNLVFAGSVSARGFGLAVDEVQALDTALSGVMLSLIATRLDAGGRGLEAARLVKALAAQRNEDLGSLDLDLGLDPIGTLAATGRLDATIPEIGAAASALLSEFDGAGFTGRAMLADGRPYHEAGASEAAELAATLATAVAYLRMLEAGGHDLARARDAVAILLVADADEFLTIAKFRAMRRLWARVEAACGLDPKPLRLHAETAWRMMNRNDPFVNILRTGMAVCSAGLGGADSVTVIPYTASLGLADAFARRVARNSQIVLIEESNLARVADPAAGAGGFEALTEELTTTAWAAFQAIEREGGIVASLQAGAVQARIGETRATRAKNVATRREPLTGASEFPFLAEKPVTVLDLPPSDVVAPAFALDGAGTTTCEALPSFRLAEPYEALRAASDAHLAETGRRPLVFLANLGTVAVFNARSTFAANAFAAGGIEAVNEEGFTDAAALGEAFAASGARIACLCSSDALYATHAVAAAEALKAAGARTVYLAGKPGDLAEGLKAAGVDAYLHAGGDLLTLLQAALGEATAA, encoded by the coding sequence ATGGACAATCGCCCCCTCGCCGACCTGTTCCCCACGCCCACCCGCGAGCGGTGGCTCGGCCTGGTCGAGGGCGTGCTCAAGGGCGGCGATTTCGAGAAGCGTCTGGTCTCGAAGACGGCGGACGGCATCCGGATCGAACCGCTCTACGAGCCCGCCGCGCCGGTGGCGCAACCCATGCGCGCGCCCGGCCCCTGGCGCATCGCCCAACGGGTGGACCACCCGGACGCGCAAGCCGCCCACGATCTCGCCATGGCCGATCTCGAAGGCGGCGCCGATGCGCTGAACCTCGTCTTCGCGGGCTCGGTCTCGGCGCGCGGCTTCGGCCTCGCCGTCGATGAGGTCCAAGCCCTCGACACCGCCCTGTCGGGCGTGATGCTGTCGCTCATCGCCACGCGGCTCGATGCCGGCGGGCGCGGGCTGGAGGCCGCCCGTCTGGTCAAGGCTTTGGCCGCGCAACGCAACGAGGATCTCGGCAGCCTCGACCTCGATCTCGGCCTCGACCCGATCGGGACGCTCGCCGCCACCGGCCGCCTCGACGCGACGATCCCTGAGATCGGCGCGGCGGCCTCGGCGCTGCTGTCGGAGTTCGACGGGGCCGGCTTCACCGGCCGCGCGATGCTCGCCGACGGGCGCCCCTATCACGAGGCCGGGGCCAGCGAGGCGGCGGAACTCGCCGCCACCCTCGCCACGGCCGTCGCCTATCTGCGCATGCTGGAGGCCGGCGGGCACGACCTCGCCCGCGCCCGCGATGCCGTCGCCATCCTCCTCGTGGCCGATGCCGACGAGTTCCTGACCATCGCCAAGTTCCGCGCCATGCGCCGCCTCTGGGCGCGGGTGGAGGCCGCCTGCGGGCTCGACCCGAAGCCGCTGCGCCTGCATGCCGAGACCGCGTGGCGGATGATGAACCGGAACGACCCGTTCGTGAACATCCTGCGCACCGGCATGGCCGTCTGTTCGGCGGGGCTCGGCGGCGCCGATTCCGTCACCGTCATCCCCTACACCGCCTCGCTGGGCCTCGCCGACGCCTTCGCCCGGCGCGTCGCCCGCAACAGCCAGATCGTCCTGATCGAGGAATCCAACCTCGCCCGCGTCGCCGATCCCGCGGCAGGGGCCGGGGGGTTCGAGGCGCTCACCGAGGAGCTCACCACCACGGCCTGGGCCGCCTTCCAGGCGATCGAGCGGGAGGGCGGCATCGTCGCCAGCCTGCAGGCCGGCGCGGTCCAGGCCCGAATCGGCGAGACACGCGCCACCCGCGCGAAGAACGTCGCCACGCGCCGCGAGCCGCTCACAGGGGCGAGCGAGTTCCCCTTCCTCGCCGAGAAGCCGGTGACGGTCCTCGACCTGCCGCCCTCCGATGTCGTGGCGCCCGCCTTCGCCCTCGACGGGGCCGGAACGACCACCTGCGAGGCCCTGCCCTCCTTCCGCCTCGCCGAGCCCTACGAGGCCCTGCGCGCCGCGTCCGACGCCCATCTCGCCGAGACGGGGCGGCGGCCCCTGGTGTTCCTGGCCAATCTCGGGACGGTCGCCGTCTTCAACGCCCGCTCGACCTTCGCCGCCAACGCCTTCGCGGCCGGCGGCATCGAGGCGGTGAACGAAGAGGGATTTACCGACGCCGCGGCCCTGGGCGAGGCCTTCGCCGCATCCGGCGCGCGCATCGCCTGCCTCTGCTCGTCGGACGCCCTCTACGCGACCCATGCCGTCGCGGCCGCCGAAGCCCTGAAGGCGGCCGGGGCCAGGACGGTCTATCTCGCCGGCAAGCCCGGCGATCTCGCGGAGGGGCTCAAAGCCGCGGGGGTCGATGCCTATCTGCACGCGGGAGGTGATCTCCTCACACTGCTTCAGGCCGCCTTGGGCGAAGCCACGGCAGCGTGA
- the mcp3_2 gene encoding Methyl-accepting chemotaxis protein 3: protein MVRSIVDGWLGRTGLRRDETPRADGMLSHDLGAVLAFLNAISRACSTAPTPETAVVDCLAIVGRFTEWPIAHAYRRMDQDGVDVGGMVSMRAWYLAPSDEPGRTDAFVASSERAVFAPGQGLVGRVCAEGRAISCEDVTVVPGFLRATAARENGVRGCFMFPVRIGDRVEIVLEFFSREQAELSEALLELMAYVADRLAITVTDHAQRERVRSLMAALDGIASGLADTTMQVEAGARTVLTVAESVDESRAQVDRANLAASRDIDGVSDAAQGLVALSREASAHAGQVEIIADRTSGILGQAVDVFSELQDRIAGIGQISDLIGTIAAQTNLLALNATIEAARAGTAGRGFSVVAAEVKDLSNRVSTATAEISEQIARLREVAAQSTASLASVRDEVTSVRVSAADISRVSASHQEAAGGIAEGVSRVRGTIFEAARHLDALRATTEEALASSQALGATSGHLRDQGRDLGEAARQLAVSAR, encoded by the coding sequence ATGGTCAGGTCGATCGTCGACGGATGGCTCGGCAGGACCGGTCTGCGGCGGGACGAGACCCCACGTGCGGACGGGATGCTGTCACACGACCTCGGCGCGGTGCTCGCTTTCCTGAACGCGATTTCGCGTGCCTGCAGCACCGCGCCGACGCCGGAGACCGCCGTCGTCGATTGCCTCGCCATCGTCGGCCGCTTCACCGAATGGCCGATCGCCCATGCCTACCGACGCATGGATCAGGACGGCGTGGACGTGGGTGGAATGGTGTCGATGAGGGCGTGGTACCTCGCCCCGTCCGACGAGCCGGGGCGGACGGACGCCTTCGTCGCCAGTTCGGAGCGGGCGGTCTTCGCCCCCGGCCAAGGGCTGGTGGGGCGCGTCTGCGCGGAGGGACGCGCGATCTCCTGCGAGGACGTGACGGTTGTGCCCGGCTTCCTCCGCGCGACGGCGGCGCGGGAAAACGGCGTACGCGGCTGCTTCATGTTCCCGGTCCGCATCGGTGACCGGGTGGAGATCGTGCTGGAATTCTTCTCCCGCGAGCAGGCGGAGTTGAGCGAAGCCCTGCTCGAACTGATGGCCTACGTGGCCGACCGCCTCGCCATCACGGTCACCGACCATGCCCAGCGCGAGCGCGTCCGCTCGCTTATGGCGGCCCTCGACGGGATCGCCTCAGGGCTCGCGGACACGACCATGCAGGTGGAGGCGGGCGCCCGCACGGTCCTGACCGTAGCAGAGTCCGTGGACGAGAGCCGCGCCCAGGTGGACCGGGCGAACCTCGCCGCCTCCCGCGACATCGACGGCGTGTCGGATGCCGCGCAGGGCCTCGTCGCGCTCTCGCGCGAGGCGAGCGCCCATGCCGGACAGGTCGAGATCATCGCAGACCGGACGAGCGGCATCCTGGGCCAGGCGGTGGACGTCTTCTCCGAACTCCAGGACCGCATCGCCGGCATCGGGCAGATCAGCGACCTCATCGGCACCATTGCCGCCCAGACCAACCTCCTGGCCCTCAACGCCACGATCGAGGCGGCCCGCGCGGGCACCGCCGGACGTGGCTTCTCGGTGGTGGCCGCGGAGGTGAAGGACCTCTCGAACCGCGTCAGCACCGCGACTGCCGAGATCTCGGAGCAGATCGCTCGCCTCAGGGAGGTCGCTGCTCAATCGACCGCCTCCCTCGCCTCGGTGCGGGACGAGGTGACATCCGTCCGCGTCAGCGCGGCCGACATTTCCCGCGTCAGCGCCTCCCACCAAGAGGCTGCGGGCGGCATCGCCGAAGGCGTGTCGCGGGTGCGCGGCACGATCTTCGAGGCGGCCCGCCACCTCGACGCCCTGCGCGCCACGACCGAGGAAGCGCTGGCCTCGTCACAGGCCCTCGGGGCGACCTCCGGCCACCTGCGCGACCAGGGTCGCGACCTCGGCGAAGCGGCGCGGCAACTGGCCGTCTCGGCCCGTTGA
- the cph2_3 gene encoding Phytochrome-like protein cph2 yields the protein MVLLRRFARRFRSARVWIVFGILAPVGMLMVSAIMLLDLRKDAWEKAEQTSRNLLQIIERDIARNIEIIDLSLQGVTENLKLPALADLSPELRQLILFDRAISAQDMGVILVLDERGDSILDAHAIPARHTNNVDRDYFKTHKAEGGRGLLISQPLMSRLTGARVMVLSRRVDKPDGSFGGVVLGTLKLSYFTRLFDRLGLGRDGAINLYLHDGTRVMRYPNRDSDFGTSLAGTANFERFAREGSGSFVGTSSLDGVDRHYAFTQVGTLPLILNVALAVEEIEAEWRAKAIVITAIVVVLCGLTICLSLLFGRELERRGAMQVELVRQSLTDALTGLPNRRRFEEALTALRGDAGHAARPFALLVIDADHFKRFNDRYGHAVGDEVLRGLARCLLESIHRPVDLVCRVGGEEFAILLQDGDEDEALRIAERVHARVALLAVEAAGIEAGSVTVSIGVATMGAPGADPLTPSDLFSLADAALYEAKANGRNQTRFVERRRGVVDRRQASFRLAGA from the coding sequence ATGGTCCTGCTGCGCCGATTCGCTCGCAGGTTCCGCTCAGCCCGCGTCTGGATCGTGTTCGGAATCCTGGCGCCGGTCGGTATGCTCATGGTGTCGGCCATCATGCTGCTCGACCTGCGTAAGGACGCCTGGGAGAAGGCCGAGCAGACCTCGCGGAACCTACTCCAGATCATCGAACGGGACATCGCCCGCAACATCGAGATCATCGATCTGTCGCTGCAGGGCGTCACCGAGAACCTGAAACTCCCTGCGCTCGCCGATCTGTCGCCGGAACTGCGCCAGCTGATCCTGTTCGATCGGGCGATCTCGGCACAGGACATGGGGGTGATCCTCGTCCTCGACGAGCGGGGCGACAGCATTCTCGACGCCCACGCCATCCCGGCGCGCCACACCAACAATGTCGACCGCGACTACTTCAAGACCCACAAGGCAGAGGGCGGTCGGGGCCTGCTGATCAGCCAGCCGCTGATGTCGCGTCTGACGGGCGCACGCGTCATGGTGCTGAGCCGTCGCGTCGACAAGCCGGACGGGTCGTTCGGCGGGGTGGTCCTGGGAACCCTGAAGCTGTCGTACTTCACGCGGTTGTTCGACCGCCTGGGCCTTGGGCGCGACGGTGCGATCAACCTGTACCTGCACGATGGTACGCGCGTCATGCGCTACCCGAACCGGGACTCCGATTTCGGGACGAGCCTCGCCGGAACCGCCAATTTCGAGCGGTTCGCCCGCGAGGGCAGCGGCAGCTTCGTCGGAACCTCCAGCCTTGACGGGGTGGACCGGCACTATGCCTTCACGCAGGTCGGGACCTTGCCGTTGATCCTCAACGTCGCCCTCGCCGTTGAGGAAATCGAAGCCGAATGGCGCGCGAAGGCCATCGTCATCACGGCCATCGTGGTCGTGCTCTGTGGCCTGACCATTTGCCTTTCTCTGCTGTTCGGACGGGAGTTGGAGCGGCGCGGCGCGATGCAGGTCGAACTCGTCCGACAGTCGCTCACCGATGCGTTGACCGGCCTGCCGAACCGCCGCCGGTTCGAGGAGGCCCTGACCGCCCTGCGGGGCGATGCCGGCCATGCGGCCCGCCCCTTCGCGCTGCTGGTCATCGATGCCGATCACTTCAAGCGCTTCAACGACCGCTATGGGCATGCGGTGGGCGACGAGGTGCTGCGCGGCCTCGCCCGCTGCCTGTTGGAGAGCATTCACCGTCCCGTCGATCTCGTCTGCCGGGTGGGCGGCGAGGAATTCGCGATCCTGCTGCAGGATGGCGACGAGGACGAAGCCCTACGCATCGCCGAACGGGTCCATGCCAGGGTGGCGCTCCTCGCGGTGGAGGCGGCCGGGATCGAAGCCGGATCGGTGACCGTGAGCATCGGCGTCGCGACCATGGGCGCGCCGGGGGCCGACCCCCTCACGCCGTCGGACCTGTTCAGTCTCGCGGACGCCGCGCTCTACGAGGCAAAGGCCAACGGCCGCAACCAGACCCGGTTCGTCGAGCGCCGTCGCGGCGTGGTGGACCGGCGGCAGGCGAGCTTTCGTCTGGCGGGCGCCTGA
- the lepA gene encoding Elongation factor 4 — protein MTTVPIDNIRNFSIVAHIDHGKSTLADRLIQTTGTVALRDMSEQMLDSMDIEKERGITIKAQTVRLEYKAEDGKNYVLNLMDTPGHVDFAYEVSRSLAACEGSLLVVDASQGVEAQTLANVYQALDANHEIVPVLNKIDLPAAEPERIRAQIEEVIGIDASEAVAISAKSGLNIEAVLEAIVKRLPPPKGDRDAPLKALLVDSWYDVYLGVVVLVRIVDGVLKKGMNIRMMRADAVHGVDKIGVFRPKMADIGELGPGEVGFFTGSIKEVADTRVGDTLTEDKRPCKEMLPGFKDVQSVVFCGLFPVDAAEFETLRSAMSKLRLNDASFSYEMETSAALGFGFRCGFLGLLHLEIIQERLEREFNLDLISTAPSVVYRLQMTDGTIKELHNPADMPDVMKITAIEEPWIRATILTPDEYLGGVLKLCQDRRGTQVDLNYVGKRAMVVYDLPLNEVVFDFYDRLKSISKGYASFDYHISDYREGDLVKMSILVNAEPVDALSMLVHRSRAEHRGRAMCEKLKDLIPRHLFQIPVQAALGGKIIARETIKALSKDVTAKCYGGDISRKRKLLDKQKEGKKKMRQFGRVEIPQEAFIAALKMDD, from the coding sequence ATGACCACCGTCCCCATCGACAACATCCGTAATTTTTCCATCGTCGCGCATATCGACCACGGCAAGTCGACGCTGGCGGATCGGCTGATCCAGACCACCGGCACGGTGGCGCTCCGCGACATGAGCGAGCAGATGCTCGACTCCATGGACATCGAGAAGGAGCGCGGCATCACCATCAAGGCGCAGACCGTGCGCCTCGAATACAAGGCGGAGGACGGCAAGAACTACGTCCTCAACCTGATGGACACGCCCGGCCACGTGGACTTCGCCTACGAAGTCTCACGCTCGCTCGCGGCCTGCGAGGGCTCGCTGCTGGTGGTGGACGCGTCCCAGGGCGTCGAGGCGCAGACGCTGGCCAACGTCTACCAGGCGCTGGACGCCAACCACGAGATCGTGCCCGTCCTCAACAAGATCGACCTGCCGGCCGCCGAGCCCGAGCGCATCCGTGCCCAAATCGAGGAGGTGATCGGCATCGACGCCTCCGAGGCGGTGGCGATTTCGGCCAAGAGCGGCCTCAACATCGAGGCGGTGCTGGAGGCCATCGTCAAGCGCCTGCCGCCGCCCAAGGGCGACCGCGACGCGCCCCTCAAGGCCCTCTTGGTGGACAGCTGGTACGACGTCTATCTCGGCGTCGTCGTGCTGGTGCGCATCGTCGATGGCGTGCTCAAGAAGGGCATGAACATCCGCATGATGCGGGCCGATGCGGTGCACGGCGTCGACAAGATCGGCGTGTTCCGGCCGAAAATGGCCGATATCGGCGAGCTCGGCCCCGGCGAAGTCGGCTTCTTCACCGGCTCGATCAAGGAGGTCGCCGACACCCGCGTGGGCGACACGCTCACGGAAGACAAGCGCCCCTGCAAGGAGATGCTGCCGGGCTTCAAGGACGTGCAGTCGGTGGTGTTCTGCGGGCTGTTCCCGGTAGATGCCGCCGAGTTCGAGACCCTGCGCAGTGCCATGAGCAAGCTGCGCCTCAACGATGCGAGCTTCTCCTACGAGATGGAGACCTCGGCGGCGCTCGGCTTCGGCTTCCGCTGCGGCTTCCTCGGGCTGCTGCATCTCGAGATCATCCAGGAGCGCCTGGAGCGCGAGTTCAACCTCGACCTGATCTCGACGGCCCCTTCCGTGGTCTACCGTCTGCAGATGACCGACGGGACGATCAAGGAGCTGCACAACCCGGCCGACATGCCGGACGTGATGAAGATCACCGCCATCGAGGAGCCGTGGATCCGCGCCACCATCCTCACCCCCGACGAGTATCTCGGCGGCGTCCTGAAACTCTGCCAGGACCGGCGCGGCACTCAGGTCGACCTCAACTACGTCGGCAAGCGCGCCATGGTGGTCTACGACCTGCCGCTCAACGAGGTGGTGTTCGATTTCTACGACCGCCTGAAATCGATCTCGAAGGGCTACGCCTCGTTCGACTACCACATCTCGGATTACCGCGAGGGCGACCTCGTGAAGATGTCGATCCTCGTCAATGCCGAGCCGGTGGATGCTCTCTCCATGCTCGTCCACCGCAGCCGCGCCGAGCATCGCGGCCGCGCCATGTGCGAGAAGCTGAAGGACCTCATCCCCCGCCACCTGTTCCAGATCCCGGTCCAGGCGGCGTTGGGGGGCAAGATCATCGCCCGCGAGACCATCAAGGCCCTCTCCAAGGACGTCACCGCCAAGTGCTACGGCGGCGACATCTCGCGCAAGCGCAAGCTCCTCGACAAGCAGAAGGAGGGCAAGAAGAAGATGCGCCAGTTCGGCCGCGTGGAGATCCCGCAGGAGGCGTTCATCGCCGCCCTGAAGATGGACGATTGA
- the luxQ_2 gene encoding Autoinducer 2 sensor kinase/phosphatase LuxQ — MMVFALAIALPLVVLAVVTTDWYVTAERARLQTMGQLTGDHLRERLDRDLSEMSAMARTLATSPSIDAQDWARFDAQGRALVDTTEFTVSLTRFDGRHIVNTRVPAGTAMPSSPRPDLVASLIATRRPVISPVIKSVITGADIVLICAPVLRGGAPEMYVSIAVRTDHFARLIAQAEIDTPFSAVFVDGAKRIVAQTGDASDSSGLSTKEPRPSPARLQRLEDWEKAEASVREFHHRSGLSDWTVVTGLDRNAFEASLYRSLAVLGFLAVALLGSGGIVAWIYARQVARAVRNLKRAAAAIGRGDPVHLPASEIREVEQIGRALVTASRVSAEHHAAIAEANASLEVRVAERGRELAASQAHYRLLAETMTDVVILRHADWRIAYVSPSGAALFGTEGSDFDPRARIHPDDLAAFSAADARLGPDRPSIVSLFRMRHADGRCIWIEAVNDLLTSAAPGAPNVISTLRDVTKRQDQADELRMARDAAELAQAKAENASRAKSEFMNLMSHEIRTPLTTIKGFTDLLAHTTGLSPDQVRYLALVGAATDTLLGTVDDVLDYARAGEGNLRLDSIPLDLPALVSGTADLVRPMAEARGVAIDVAVPGEGPRHVLGDERRLRQILLNLLNDAIGTLRRGTVTLALQGPRGAEPAERWRVFVTAHAGEDPEQSTARTVALDGSGLGFIIAQRLVGLMGGGRIDRSTPQGETAAYRFSLSLAPAPVLTRAAPAPSPTAPEAGRILVVEDNPINREVVQAMLKRLGYGVDMVTDGEAAILAVQACAYDLVLMDVSMPGMDGTTAIRRIRSLRHPARRVPIVAMSASMMPDRVRALTEAGANGQLGKPFDLPTLSRVVGDRISSIVLRESSEDTPMPERPPIFDRTAFDALIAGMGEEAAREDVRAFVRLVDRFGPDTDAVSAETLAARADRTGFRDLAKACRTFAALPAGAARDEAHGRCLIARDLMNRMVHEITGPTMPEIRQTVALL, encoded by the coding sequence ATGATGGTCTTCGCCCTCGCCATCGCGCTTCCCCTCGTGGTGCTCGCCGTGGTCACCACCGACTGGTACGTGACGGCCGAGCGAGCCCGTCTGCAGACCATGGGACAGCTCACCGGAGACCATCTCCGCGAGCGCCTCGACCGCGATCTTTCCGAGATGAGCGCGATGGCGAGGACGCTCGCGACCTCGCCCTCCATCGACGCCCAGGACTGGGCGCGGTTCGACGCCCAGGGGCGGGCACTGGTGGACACCACCGAATTCACGGTGTCCCTCACCCGCTTCGACGGCCGTCACATCGTGAATACGCGTGTGCCCGCCGGCACGGCCATGCCGTCCTCCCCCCGTCCCGACCTCGTCGCGTCCCTGATCGCGACCCGGCGCCCGGTCATCTCTCCGGTGATCAAGAGCGTGATCACCGGGGCCGATATCGTCCTGATCTGCGCGCCGGTCCTGCGCGGCGGCGCGCCGGAGATGTATGTCTCCATCGCCGTGCGCACGGATCACTTCGCCCGCCTGATCGCACAGGCGGAGATCGATACCCCGTTCTCCGCCGTATTCGTCGATGGCGCGAAGCGCATCGTCGCACAAACCGGCGATGCGTCCGACTCGTCCGGCCTCTCCACGAAGGAGCCGCGCCCGTCTCCGGCCAGGCTCCAGCGCCTGGAGGATTGGGAGAAGGCGGAGGCCAGCGTGAGGGAATTCCACCACCGCTCCGGACTCTCCGATTGGACGGTGGTCACCGGCCTCGACCGGAATGCGTTCGAGGCCTCGCTCTATCGTTCGCTCGCGGTCCTGGGCTTCCTCGCCGTGGCGCTGCTGGGCAGCGGCGGGATCGTCGCCTGGATCTATGCCCGCCAGGTGGCCAGGGCGGTGCGGAACCTGAAGCGGGCCGCCGCGGCGATCGGGCGCGGCGACCCCGTCCACCTTCCCGCCAGCGAGATCCGTGAGGTGGAGCAGATCGGCCGGGCGCTCGTGACGGCGTCCCGCGTCTCGGCCGAGCACCACGCCGCCATCGCGGAGGCCAATGCCAGCCTGGAAGTCCGGGTGGCGGAGCGCGGCCGCGAACTCGCGGCGAGCCAGGCGCATTACCGGCTCCTCGCCGAGACCATGACCGACGTCGTCATCCTGCGCCATGCCGACTGGCGCATCGCCTATGTCTCGCCCTCGGGCGCGGCGCTGTTCGGCACGGAAGGGTCGGATTTCGATCCGCGCGCGCGCATCCATCCCGACGATCTCGCCGCCTTCTCCGCCGCGGATGCCCGCCTCGGCCCCGACCGGCCGAGCATCGTCTCCCTGTTCCGGATGCGCCATGCGGATGGCCGCTGCATCTGGATCGAAGCGGTCAACGACCTCCTGACCTCCGCCGCGCCGGGGGCGCCCAACGTGATCTCGACCCTGCGGGACGTGACGAAGCGGCAGGATCAGGCCGACGAATTGCGCATGGCCCGCGATGCCGCCGAACTGGCCCAGGCCAAGGCCGAGAATGCGAGCCGGGCGAAATCGGAGTTCATGAACCTCATGAGCCACGAGATCCGGACGCCGCTGACGACGATCAAGGGCTTCACCGACCTCCTCGCACACACGACCGGGCTCTCGCCCGATCAGGTCCGCTATCTCGCCCTGGTGGGTGCGGCCACCGACACCCTTCTCGGCACGGTGGACGACGTCCTCGACTATGCCCGGGCGGGGGAAGGCAACCTGCGCCTCGACAGCATCCCCCTCGACCTGCCCGCCCTGGTGAGCGGGACGGCCGATCTCGTGAGGCCCATGGCCGAGGCGAGGGGGGTCGCCATCGACGTGGCCGTCCCCGGCGAAGGCCCCCGCCACGTCCTGGGCGACGAGCGCCGCCTGAGGCAGATCCTCCTAAACCTGCTCAACGACGCCATTGGCACGTTGCGCCGGGGCACCGTCACCCTCGCCCTGCAGGGGCCGCGCGGCGCCGAGCCCGCCGAGCGCTGGCGCGTCTTCGTCACCGCCCATGCCGGCGAAGACCCGGAGCAGTCCACAGCCCGCACCGTGGCTCTCGACGGCAGCGGCCTCGGCTTCATCATCGCCCAGCGCCTCGTGGGACTCATGGGGGGCGGGCGCATCGACCGGAGCACGCCGCAGGGCGAGACGGCGGCCTACCGGTTCTCCCTCTCCCTTGCGCCGGCGCCCGTGCTGACACGCGCCGCGCCGGCTCCGAGCCCGACCGCGCCCGAGGCCGGCCGCATCCTCGTGGTGGAGGACAACCCGATCAACCGGGAGGTCGTCCAGGCGATGCTGAAGCGCCTGGGTTACGGCGTCGACATGGTCACCGACGGAGAGGCGGCCATCCTGGCGGTGCAGGCCTGCGCCTACGACCTCGTCCTCATGGACGTGTCGATGCCCGGAATGGACGGGACCACGGCCATCCGGCGCATCCGCTCCCTGCGGCACCCGGCGCGCCGGGTGCCGATCGTGGCCATGAGTGCCAGCATGATGCCGGACCGGGTCCGGGCCCTCACGGAGGCCGGCGCCAACGGCCAACTTGGCAAGCCGTTCGATCTCCCGACCCTGTCGCGGGTGGTCGGCGACCGGATCTCCTCCATCGTCCTGCGCGAGAGCAGCGAGGACACGCCGATGCCGGAACGGCCGCCGATCTTCGACCGGACCGCCTTCGACGCCCTGATCGCCGGGATGGGCGAGGAGGCCGCCCGCGAGGACGTGCGTGCCTTCGTCAGGCTCGTCGACCGTTTCGGCCCCGACACGGACGCGGTGAGCGCGGAAACCCTCGCCGCCCGGGCCGACAGGACGGGATTCCGCGACCTCGCCAAGGCCTGCCGGACCTTCGCCGCGCTGCCCGCCGGTGCCGCGCGGGACGAGGCCCACGGGCGCTGCCTCATCGCCCGCGACCTGATGAACCGCATGGTCCACGAGATCACGGGGCCGACCATGCCCGAGATCCGCCAGACGGTGGCCCTGCTCTGA